The following proteins are co-located in the Parafannyhessea umbonata genome:
- a CDS encoding ROK family protein, with protein MSCVLGIDIGGTSIKAGLFTPEGKLVEVKKIPTGAIDDEKAFAEVCEGLSSLVVGAGFLPDDVAAVGLDIPGPVDDGGRVGMLPNIRLDPDGLKTAIKHEFGKAALAFVNDANAAALGELWQGSARDLSSFVMVTLGTGVGGGVVTGGKLVCGAFGAGGEIGHITVNAGETRVCGCGRRGCLEQYASATGIVWLYQQACKADGGEHPKPEHATDTITVFDACRDGDACAERAIDQMCDTLGLALAQISCVIDPAAYLIGGGVAGGFDLFAERLAASFRSHCLSTSASARILPCSLGNEAGMYGVAYAALQEAAKGE; from the coding sequence ATGAGTTGCGTGCTGGGTATCGACATTGGCGGAACGAGCATCAAGGCGGGGCTGTTTACGCCGGAGGGCAAGCTCGTGGAGGTGAAGAAGATCCCGACCGGAGCCATCGACGACGAGAAGGCGTTCGCGGAGGTGTGCGAGGGGCTGAGCTCGCTCGTGGTTGGCGCCGGATTCTTGCCGGACGACGTGGCGGCTGTGGGGCTGGACATCCCCGGACCCGTGGATGACGGCGGCCGCGTGGGCATGCTGCCGAACATAAGGCTCGACCCCGACGGGCTGAAGACCGCGATCAAGCACGAGTTTGGCAAAGCGGCCCTCGCGTTCGTGAACGACGCGAACGCGGCGGCGCTCGGCGAGCTGTGGCAGGGCTCTGCGCGCGACCTTTCGAGCTTCGTGATGGTGACGCTGGGCACCGGCGTGGGCGGCGGCGTCGTGACCGGCGGAAAGCTGGTCTGCGGTGCGTTTGGCGCCGGTGGCGAGATCGGCCACATCACCGTGAACGCGGGGGAGACGCGCGTGTGCGGCTGCGGGCGCAGGGGCTGCCTGGAGCAGTACGCGTCCGCGACGGGCATCGTCTGGCTGTACCAGCAGGCATGCAAGGCCGATGGCGGCGAGCACCCGAAGCCGGAGCACGCGACGGACACCATCACGGTCTTCGACGCGTGCCGCGACGGCGACGCGTGCGCCGAGCGCGCCATCGACCAGATGTGCGACACGCTGGGCCTTGCGCTTGCGCAGATCAGCTGCGTGATTGACCCGGCGGCGTACCTGATTGGCGGCGGCGTGGCCGGCGGCTTCGACCTGTTTGCGGAGAGGCTTGCGGCCTCGTTCAGGTCGCACTGCCTCTCGACCAGCGCGAGCGCGCGCATCCTGCCGTGCAGCCTCGGCAACGAGGCCGGCATGTACGGCGTCGCATACGCGGCGCTGCAGGAGGCTGCGAAGGGCGAGTAA